The Microbacterium horticulturae genome has a window encoding:
- a CDS encoding SulP family inorganic anion transporter: MTAVIPARDPAARYRIRPTVFDALRSPRLLTREVLAGLVVAIALIPEAIAFSIIAGVDPRVGLFSAFVMAVTISFVGGRPAMISAATGAVALVIAPVVRAHGIDYLIATVILAGAFQIVLALVGVAKLMRFIPRSVMVGFVNALAILIFIAQLPQLIAVPWAVYPLVVAGLLIVFLFPKLTRVVPAPLIAIIVLTAVVVFAGIAVPNVGDQGALPRSLPTLFLPHVPLTWETLQIIGPYAAAMAVVGLLESLMTAKLVDDITDTHSRKPREAFGQGVANIASGLFGGMGGCAMIGQTMINVKASGARTRISTFLAGTFLLILVVVLGDVVALIPMAALVAVMILVSVSTFNWHSIRLSTLRRMPKSETFVMVITVVVTVLTNNLAIGVVVGVLAAMVLFARRVAHVVSVTRTADEVTARYRVDGALFFASSNDLTTQFEYAEDPDRIVIDMSASHIWDASSVAALDAIVTKYAEHGKQATIEGMNAATTRLHRRLSGGLGDGH; this comes from the coding sequence ATGACCGCCGTCATCCCCGCTCGTGATCCCGCAGCCCGTTACCGGATTCGGCCCACGGTGTTCGACGCGCTGCGTAGCCCCCGTCTTCTCACCCGCGAAGTGCTCGCGGGACTGGTCGTGGCCATAGCGCTCATCCCCGAGGCCATCGCGTTCTCGATCATCGCCGGGGTCGATCCCCGCGTCGGCCTTTTCTCGGCGTTCGTGATGGCCGTCACTATCTCGTTCGTCGGCGGACGCCCCGCGATGATCTCCGCGGCCACCGGAGCGGTCGCGCTCGTGATCGCCCCGGTCGTCCGCGCTCACGGCATCGACTACCTGATAGCCACGGTCATCCTGGCCGGAGCGTTCCAGATTGTGCTCGCACTGGTGGGCGTCGCCAAGCTCATGCGGTTCATCCCGCGCAGCGTGATGGTGGGGTTCGTCAACGCGCTCGCGATCCTCATCTTCATCGCTCAGCTGCCGCAGCTGATCGCCGTGCCGTGGGCGGTGTACCCGCTCGTGGTCGCCGGCCTGCTCATCGTGTTCCTCTTCCCGAAGCTCACCCGCGTTGTCCCGGCGCCGCTCATCGCGATCATCGTGCTCACCGCCGTCGTCGTGTTCGCAGGGATCGCCGTGCCGAACGTCGGCGACCAGGGCGCCCTGCCTCGCAGCCTGCCGACGCTGTTCCTGCCGCACGTCCCGCTGACCTGGGAGACCCTGCAGATCATCGGTCCGTACGCAGCGGCGATGGCTGTGGTCGGTCTGCTCGAGTCGCTGATGACGGCCAAGCTCGTCGACGACATCACGGACACGCACTCGCGCAAGCCCCGCGAGGCGTTCGGCCAGGGGGTCGCGAACATCGCGTCAGGATTGTTCGGTGGCATGGGTGGGTGCGCGATGATCGGCCAGACGATGATCAACGTCAAGGCATCCGGTGCGCGCACGCGGATCTCGACGTTTCTGGCGGGCACATTCCTGCTGATCCTCGTGGTCGTGCTCGGCGACGTCGTCGCCCTCATCCCGATGGCCGCGCTCGTGGCCGTGATGATCCTCGTCTCGGTGTCGACATTCAACTGGCACAGCATCCGCCTCTCCACGCTGCGCAGGATGCCGAAGAGCGAGACCTTCGTGATGGTGATCACCGTCGTGGTCACCGTGCTCACCAACAACCTCGCGATCGGCGTCGTGGTCGGAGTGCTGGCCGCGATGGTCCTGTTCGCCCGACGGGTCGCCCACGTCGTGAGCGTCACCCGGACCGCCGACGAGGTCACCGCGCGGTACCGGGTCGACGGGGCTCTGTTCTTCGCGTCGAGCAACGACCTGACGACCCAGTTCGAGTACGCCGAAGACCCTGACAGGATCGTCATCGACATGTCGGCCTCGCACATCTGGGACGCCTCATCGGTCGCTGCGCTCGACGCCATCGTGACGAAGTACGCCGAGCACGGCAAGCAGGCGACGATCGAGGGCATGAACGCCGCGACGACGCGCCTGCACCGGCGGCTCAGCGGTGGCCTCGGCGACGGCCACTGA
- a CDS encoding HNH endonuclease signature motif containing protein — protein sequence MRQPVRHGNELQYIISIVLRLVTSGMFRVFSGLMRLSFVVSFATLVSGKPDSEEVVRMSASVSALVSELDELVWHLSESQNATGRAFGAEMVFFAQVADLVTRREAERASRGGKGTVTHSTQLGMREIFAEIGAELRLSEWQVARKVSLAATLTNVFGETLADASGGEITPAHATLIADAGIAIADAEVCAEFEAVARDMAREMTPAQLKAALSGLVVRLDPEGTEQRVRDAVKGRKVTVRELEPGLSRLTVDGPTAQVVGAYNRARDIAEDLSAQNADEKADWETAQSGGVPAASAPSTTSVTDEAAAPEFDERTVPQLMADVLCDLMLTSAVDGHGATDQARERLSAIRPTVHVTVPVTMLARTTVGGATVDGFGPIDDDTARQLAASAPEWVRVATDPATGVPTCVDRYRPSARQELFLRVRDEQCRFPGCRRPARKCDTDHTIAHSEGGPTCLCNLAHLCERHHTVKHDTDWFVEQLPGGILRWTAPTGRTHVSRPPGTVRFTPIELIDPDPHLTHVLTQQYARDPAPF from the coding sequence TTGCGCCAGCCGGTCCGCCATGGCAATGAACTGCAATACATAATTTCGATTGTTCTGCGTCTCGTCACGTCAGGCATGTTCCGCGTCTTTTCTGGGCTTATGCGCTTGTCTTTCGTAGTTTCGTTCGCTACTCTTGTATCAGGTAAACCAGACAGCGAGGAGGTGGTCAGGATGTCGGCGTCCGTGTCCGCGTTGGTCTCAGAGCTGGACGAGCTGGTGTGGCATCTCTCCGAATCGCAGAACGCCACGGGGCGGGCCTTCGGAGCCGAGATGGTGTTCTTCGCGCAGGTGGCCGACCTCGTGACGCGTCGAGAGGCGGAACGGGCTTCGCGTGGCGGGAAGGGGACGGTGACGCATTCGACCCAGTTGGGGATGCGTGAGATCTTCGCCGAGATCGGTGCCGAGCTGCGTCTGAGCGAATGGCAGGTGGCGCGGAAGGTGTCACTGGCGGCGACGCTGACAAACGTGTTCGGTGAGACTCTCGCCGACGCCAGTGGCGGGGAGATCACGCCAGCACATGCGACCTTGATCGCCGATGCGGGGATCGCGATCGCCGACGCGGAGGTGTGCGCCGAATTCGAAGCGGTCGCCCGCGATATGGCGCGCGAGATGACCCCCGCCCAGTTGAAGGCCGCCCTGTCCGGGCTCGTGGTCCGCTTGGATCCGGAGGGGACCGAGCAGCGGGTGCGCGACGCGGTGAAGGGACGGAAGGTGACGGTGCGCGAGCTGGAGCCGGGCCTTTCGCGATTGACCGTGGACGGGCCCACGGCCCAGGTCGTGGGCGCCTACAATCGAGCGCGCGACATCGCCGAGGACCTCTCTGCGCAGAATGCCGATGAGAAGGCGGATTGGGAGACCGCGCAGTCGGGCGGTGTGCCCGCGGCGAGCGCACCCTCCACCACAAGCGTGACCGACGAGGCGGCGGCGCCCGAGTTCGACGAGCGAACGGTGCCGCAGCTCATGGCCGACGTGCTTTGTGATCTTATGCTCACCAGTGCCGTCGACGGGCACGGCGCCACCGACCAAGCCAGGGAAAGGCTGTCGGCGATCCGCCCGACCGTGCACGTGACCGTGCCGGTCACGATGCTCGCGCGTACCACCGTCGGTGGGGCTACCGTTGACGGGTTCGGGCCCATCGACGACGACACGGCGCGGCAACTGGCCGCCTCCGCGCCCGAATGGGTACGGGTCGCCACCGACCCGGCCACCGGAGTCCCCACCTGCGTGGATCGATACCGGCCCTCAGCGCGACAGGAGCTCTTCCTCCGCGTGCGAGATGAGCAGTGTCGATTCCCCGGGTGCCGCAGACCGGCTCGGAAGTGCGACACCGATCACACGATCGCGCACTCCGAGGGCGGCCCGACGTGCCTGTGCAACCTCGCGCACCTGTGTGAGCGGCACCACACCGTCAAACACGACACCGACTGGTTCGTGGAGCAGTTGCCCGGCGGGATCCTGCGCTGGACGGCACCCACCGGCCGCACCCACGTCTCCCGTCCACCGGGTACCGTGAGATTCACCCCCATCGAGCTGATCGACCCCGACCCACATCTCACGCACGTCCTCACGCAGCAATACGCGCGCGATCCCGCACCCTTCTGA
- a CDS encoding DUF6328 family protein, whose product MTEASADGRDETAAERADRNWTEIVQELRVTQTGTQILAGFLLTVAFQSTFAELEPYQHAVYLALVLVAAATTTLGFMPVSLHRRVFRKHEKPRLVTQADRILKIVLVLVSVLTAGVVFFLFDVTTSLILAVVFGGIVAIGMLLLLLVYPLLSSRRR is encoded by the coding sequence ATGACCGAAGCAAGCGCTGACGGCCGCGACGAGACGGCGGCCGAGCGGGCCGATCGCAACTGGACCGAGATCGTCCAAGAGCTGCGGGTCACCCAGACGGGCACGCAGATCCTTGCCGGGTTTCTGCTGACCGTGGCCTTCCAGTCGACGTTCGCCGAGCTCGAACCGTACCAGCACGCCGTCTATCTGGCGCTCGTGTTGGTGGCCGCGGCGACCACGACCCTCGGCTTCATGCCGGTGAGTCTGCATCGGCGCGTCTTCCGCAAACACGAGAAGCCGCGTCTGGTCACCCAGGCGGACCGCATCCTGAAGATCGTGCTCGTGCTCGTGAGCGTCCTGACGGCCGGCGTGGTGTTCTTCCTGTTCGATGTGACGACGTCGCTGATCCTCGCCGTGGTGTTCGGGGGCATCGTCGCTATCGGCATGCTCCTTCTGCTGCTGGTCTACCCGCTGTTGAGCTCTCGGCGTCGGTGA
- a CDS encoding aspartyl protease family protein, with amino-acid sequence MGSVPLTIRADDDPGTALLYVVAAVDGVEQEFLLDTGAARSHLPRSAQTEHWAIDVPDPQSRGVFGSSATGPQARVPDITLGPIVAHDVVVDVSDDGPAILGVDVLAGHRIGVRLSAHALQIDEQAAIDRWRPLQLSSRGHPLLKVVWDATTAVAVWDTGASTTVVDAGLAAAFPGIFPATGTTSGTDVNGQEGSAGMVRVSPCRIGGRGFAVSTAATVPLAGLEREGDPAFTIIIGRPLIAQADWVFDFRARMWGYLDRV; translated from the coding sequence GTGGGAAGCGTTCCGCTGACGATCCGGGCCGACGACGACCCTGGCACGGCGCTGCTGTACGTGGTGGCCGCCGTCGACGGCGTCGAGCAGGAGTTCCTGCTCGACACGGGCGCCGCCCGCAGCCATCTGCCCCGCAGCGCGCAGACCGAGCACTGGGCGATCGACGTCCCTGACCCGCAGTCGCGCGGTGTGTTCGGCTCGAGTGCGACGGGACCGCAGGCACGCGTGCCCGACATCACCCTCGGCCCGATCGTCGCCCACGACGTGGTCGTCGACGTCTCCGATGACGGCCCCGCCATCCTCGGCGTCGACGTGCTGGCCGGGCACCGCATCGGCGTGCGCCTGTCGGCACACGCCCTGCAGATCGACGAGCAGGCCGCGATCGATCGCTGGCGTCCGCTGCAGCTGTCGTCGCGCGGGCATCCTCTGCTGAAAGTGGTGTGGGATGCCACGACCGCCGTCGCCGTGTGGGACACAGGGGCATCCACTACCGTCGTCGACGCCGGGCTGGCCGCGGCATTCCCGGGGATCTTCCCGGCCACCGGCACCACGTCCGGCACCGATGTGAACGGGCAGGAGGGGTCGGCCGGAATGGTGCGGGTCTCGCCGTGCCGGATCGGCGGCCGCGGCTTCGCCGTCTCGACGGCTGCGACGGTGCCGCTCGCGGGCCTGGAACGGGAGGGTGACCCGGCCTTCACGATCATCATCGGTCGCCCGCTCATCGCTCAGGCGGACTGGGTGTTCGACTTCCGCGCCCGCATGTGGGGGTACCTCGACCGCGTCTGA
- a CDS encoding LacI family DNA-binding transcriptional regulator has protein sequence MRATLKDVAARADVSAKTVSNVINGSAVVRPDTRARVEAALAELDYVPNLSARGLRNGRSGVIALALPDLATAYSAEMAHAFVEAAHERGWAVQIEETGARPEREATLLSRARARMVDGVVLNPTVADEFALPDDPQLRPAAVLIGEVPQNQLDQVLVDPDHAAYDMTTLLARAGHQRIAVVGAALATNTFTSVLRTRGYRRALADAGLGSDARLEIACDDWTARGGAAAVSAFLDRERLPDAFFCFTDTLAIGVLSELWRRGIHIPHDVSVAGFDDVADGEFAVPPLTTVSFDKRAFADEALELLAGRIADRGSPARAVTVPYRIVQRESTRQR, from the coding sequence ATGCGCGCAACGCTCAAGGACGTCGCGGCGCGGGCAGACGTGTCGGCCAAGACGGTGTCGAACGTGATCAACGGCAGCGCCGTGGTGCGCCCCGATACGCGCGCGCGCGTCGAGGCGGCACTTGCCGAGCTCGACTACGTGCCGAACCTGAGCGCGCGCGGATTGCGCAACGGCCGCTCAGGCGTCATCGCGCTCGCCCTTCCCGACCTGGCGACCGCGTACTCGGCGGAGATGGCGCACGCTTTCGTCGAGGCCGCGCACGAGCGCGGCTGGGCCGTGCAGATCGAAGAGACCGGCGCGCGCCCCGAGCGTGAGGCGACGCTTCTTTCACGCGCGCGTGCGCGCATGGTCGACGGTGTCGTGCTCAACCCCACGGTCGCCGACGAGTTCGCACTGCCCGACGACCCGCAGCTCCGGCCGGCGGCCGTGCTCATCGGCGAAGTGCCGCAGAATCAGCTCGACCAGGTGCTCGTCGACCCTGATCACGCCGCATACGACATGACGACGCTGCTGGCGCGGGCCGGGCATCAGCGCATCGCGGTCGTCGGCGCGGCGCTCGCGACGAACACGTTCACGTCGGTCCTGCGCACCCGGGGCTACCGACGTGCGCTCGCCGATGCCGGGCTCGGCTCGGACGCGCGGCTGGAGATCGCCTGCGACGACTGGACCGCGCGCGGCGGCGCCGCGGCCGTATCGGCCTTCCTCGATCGGGAGCGGCTGCCCGATGCGTTCTTCTGCTTCACCGACACGCTCGCCATCGGCGTGCTGAGCGAGCTGTGGCGTCGCGGCATCCACATCCCCCACGATGTGTCGGTCGCAGGCTTCGACGATGTCGCCGACGGCGAGTTCGCGGTCCCGCCGCTGACCACGGTCTCGTTCGACAAGCGCGCCTTCGCCGACGAGGCGCTCGAGCTGCTGGCGGGGCGCATCGCCGATCGTGGGTCGCCGGCACGCGCCGTGACGGTGCCGTACCGGATCGTGCAGCGCGAGAGCACGCGGCAACGCTGA
- a CDS encoding carbohydrate ABC transporter permease yields the protein MTTVTTRRRTASPISSAAPARRPHRPVDSRSFNIVAGVVLVVFAIIWLIPSLFALKTSLTDNGVAATGAGEILKSWNLTLYSYSTLLGQSDIWNWYTASAITSVITAVLTVLFASMAAFALSRLRFRGSNLVLLLIILGIMIPTQVLIVPIFQLLNWMNLLNTYWSVIFPQVPAVIAVFIFKQFFDGIPRELEEAARIDGASQWRIYWSVVMPLSRPVIAAVTILTFVGVWNNLLLPLFVLSNPDLMTIPVGLATVQGSFGQRYADIQAGAILAALPLVILYLIFQRQIVEGVTGSGLKG from the coding sequence ATGACCACGGTCACCACTCGTCGCCGCACGGCATCCCCCATCTCCTCCGCCGCACCGGCGCGCCGCCCGCATCGCCCCGTCGACTCGCGCAGTTTCAACATCGTCGCGGGCGTCGTGCTGGTCGTCTTCGCGATCATCTGGCTGATCCCCAGCCTGTTCGCGCTGAAGACGTCGCTCACCGACAACGGCGTGGCCGCGACCGGCGCGGGAGAGATCCTGAAGAGCTGGAACCTGACGCTGTACTCCTACTCCACGTTGCTCGGGCAGAGCGACATCTGGAACTGGTACACCGCCAGCGCCATCACCTCGGTGATCACCGCGGTCCTGACGGTGCTGTTCGCCTCGATGGCTGCGTTCGCCCTCTCGCGCCTGCGGTTCCGCGGGTCGAACCTCGTTCTGCTGCTGATCATCCTCGGCATCATGATCCCCACGCAGGTGCTCATCGTGCCGATCTTCCAGCTGCTGAACTGGATGAATCTGCTGAACACCTACTGGTCGGTGATCTTCCCGCAGGTGCCGGCGGTGATCGCGGTGTTCATCTTCAAGCAGTTCTTCGACGGGATCCCCCGCGAACTCGAAGAGGCCGCGCGCATCGACGGCGCGAGCCAGTGGCGCATCTACTGGTCGGTCGTCATGCCGCTGTCGCGACCGGTGATCGCGGCGGTGACGATCCTCACCTTCGTCGGCGTCTGGAACAACCTGCTGCTGCCGCTGTTCGTGCTGTCGAACCCCGATCTGATGACGATCCCGGTGGGCCTTGCGACCGTGCAGGGCAGCTTCGGGCAGCGCTACGCCGACATCCAGGCCGGCGCGATCCTGGCGGCGCTGCCGCTCGTGATCCTCTATCTGATCTTCCAGCGGCAGATCGTCGAGGGCGTCACCGGCAGCGGCCTGAAGGGCTGA
- a CDS encoding carbohydrate ABC transporter permease: protein MTTTTLTVPRSGRSRFAAHPRAVRDTRSAWLFIAPFGIFYLAFLLGPTIYMFVMSFFNTSTVRTGLGSFAGFANYAEMLTRADFWSSLWHTLQFTIYTTPPLVIIAFVFAVLTNRMRHAQWFYRLAFFLPFILPSATISLIWVFIFTPSTGLWALVQEGLGMTPGAGVLSSPNTAMIGIAIATLWWTLGFNYVLYLAGLQEIPRELYEAAAVDGATPWQQIWSITIPMLRRTTTLVLLLQIIASLKIFDQVYLMTGGGPGISTQVSLQLITGTAFTDNRVGAASAASVLLFIVIIVIAVIRQIADRAAARKEF from the coding sequence GTGACCACCACAACTCTCACCGTCCCGCGCAGCGGGCGTTCTCGCTTCGCCGCGCATCCGCGGGCGGTGCGCGACACACGCTCGGCGTGGCTGTTCATCGCCCCGTTCGGGATCTTCTACCTGGCATTCCTGCTGGGACCGACGATCTACATGTTCGTGATGAGCTTCTTCAACACGTCCACGGTGCGCACCGGCCTCGGCTCGTTCGCAGGGTTTGCGAACTACGCCGAGATGCTCACCCGCGCCGACTTCTGGAGCTCGCTGTGGCACACGCTGCAGTTCACTATCTACACGACGCCGCCGCTCGTGATCATCGCGTTCGTGTTCGCGGTTCTCACCAACCGCATGCGTCACGCGCAATGGTTCTACCGACTGGCGTTCTTTCTGCCGTTCATCCTGCCTTCCGCGACGATCTCGCTGATCTGGGTGTTCATCTTCACCCCCTCCACGGGGCTGTGGGCGCTCGTGCAGGAGGGACTGGGGATGACGCCCGGAGCGGGCGTGCTCTCGAGTCCGAACACGGCGATGATCGGCATCGCGATCGCGACACTCTGGTGGACGCTCGGCTTCAACTACGTGCTGTACCTCGCAGGGCTGCAAGAGATCCCGCGTGAGCTGTACGAGGCGGCGGCCGTCGACGGCGCGACCCCGTGGCAGCAGATCTGGAGCATCACCATCCCGATGCTCCGGCGCACGACGACGCTCGTGCTGCTGCTGCAGATCATCGCGAGCCTGAAGATCTTCGACCAGGTGTACCTGATGACCGGCGGCGGACCGGGCATCTCGACGCAGGTGTCGCTGCAACTGATCACCGGGACGGCGTTCACCGACAACCGCGTCGGCGCCGCCAGCGCCGCCAGCGTCCTGCTGTTCATCGTCATCATCGTGATCGCGGTGATCCGGCAGATCGCCGATCGCGCCGCCGCACGGAAGGAGTTCTGA